Within Drosophila gunungcola strain Sukarami chromosome 2L unlocalized genomic scaffold, Dgunungcola_SK_2 000008F, whole genome shotgun sequence, the genomic segment taaagcattttataAACTATATCAATTATTTTCCTGCCTGATCGTCGTTTTTTTCTACCTTGTAAACCCGGCGTGAATTTCCCGCTTTATATCCCTCTTTCCACgcaaacacacgcacacattcAGTTGCACTCATGTGTAATGCGCCCGTGTGTGCGAGCAGGACTGGGCTAAACGCGTATGTGTGCGTGTAAGTTGGTATACATACACAGCGGGCCCACTGAATTTGCGGGAAAAGTACATCAGTATGTACACCGGCAAATCTGCAAAGTCTGGGAAATCATAACCTCAAAGTTCGAGTAATGCATATAAATAGTATATGACGTCATTTTATGGAACCTTCTGGGTGAAAAGTGCATAGAGGTAACTATAACCTCAAAATTTCGACTTACCAGCACACCATGTATGTTCGTATTTCCAAGACTACATGATTATTGCTTATGTATGTACACCATGtaagtatgtatgtatacgtgtcagatttttttaagtacaGTTGTGTACAAACAGTTATGGCATGCatagaataataataatgtcaAAATGACAGCCAaagtattaaaacaaaacatctttccatatacatttatttttataatttttaaatattgctaCCAAAATATTGACCTACCAAGACTCAATACTAAAACTTATCGaaagatttcaattttttttctgccgTTTTAATCAGGATATTTAACATTGGTCCACCCAGATATCCagatatttgtttgttttaaacgCCGACATTACACGCCAATCAGGCGCTATCGCTACATCAAGTAGAGATTTAAGCAACcaaacgatttaaaaaaaaaatgctctTAGCATAAACAtgtttatacatacatacataggtACACCAGTTcttccattttattttgtttttaaatcacaACACGGTTTTATATTAATGAATAGACTTTACCATCAAAGAAGAATTTCgcttttaaaacataataatttatactttatttaaagGTAATTTGATATATTCATGATATTGTCTcagaatttatttacaatcGCCAATTTTATACCAATAGGTATAAGCTACATTTCTTTATTAGGAGTCAATGGTTAAGAATGAAACATCAACATTCTGTCATGTTTAAATATGTACACACAGTGAAGGCACCAATTCCCgcttaacaataataaaaaccgCCGCCAGGCTTACACCCATTCCTTGGGGTTCTTCAGGACCTTCATCAGCTTGCCCTCTTCAGACTTTGACTTGGGCTCGTGCATGTATTCCCAGCGGGCGTGCAGGGGCAGTGACATCAGTATGCTCTCGTATCGGGCTCCGGGCGTATAGAGTCCGAACTTGGTGCCTCGATCGTAGATCAGGTTGAACTCCACGTAGCGTCCCCGGCGCAGAAGTTGCCACTGGCGCTCGTTGTTTCCGTACTCCTGGTTCTTGTGCTCCCGCACCAGCGGCATGTAGGATGGGATCACGGCCCGGGCGCAGCTGGCCACAAAGCCGAATGCCGCCTCCTGGTTGGGCGAGTCGATATCGTCGAAGAAGATGCCTCCTATGCCGCGACTCTCGTTGCGGTGCTTGATGCGGAAGTAGTCGTCGCACCACTTCTTGAAGCGCGGATAATAGGTGGCGTCGTGCTCGTCGCAGGCGGACTTCAGGGTCTGGTGGAAGTGGCAGGCGTCCTTCTCGCAGAGGTAATACGGCGTCAGGTCCGTACCGCCGCCGAACCACCACTGCTTCTCCCCCTTGGCGGTCTCCACCTCGAAGTAGCGGTAGTTGAAGTGAATGGTGGGCACATGGGGATTCCTCGGATGGATCACGGCACTCACGCCGCTGGCAAAGAATGGCAGGGCGGCGCCCTCTTTCAGGTTCTTTCCACGCGCCCGCATCTGCTGCACTGCAGCCGGTGGTAGGGATCCGGTGACCACGGATATATTAACACCCGCCTTCTCGAAGACGTCGCCATCCTGCAGGACGCACGTTATGCCGCCACCACCCTCCGCCCGCTCCCAGCGGTCCACCTTGAATTTCTGACCACAGTTCTCTTCCGCCTCCAGGGCGCGGCAGAACTCCGCCTGGATCTCCatgatcagcagctccatgcGGTGACGCATGTTATCCTTGTCCTTTAGCAGCTCCTTGGAGT encodes:
- the LOC128253354 gene encoding oxygen-dependent coproporphyrinogen-III oxidase, whose translation is MNALRHTISLVSLGTFQLVRRTRGQHVQGFLLGTGLGLASFSAVTYAHSAEAVNPKVKGVQLNTSRFMADPITDSKELLKDKDNMRHRMELLIMEIQAEFCRALEAEENCGQKFKVDRWERAEGGGGITCVLQDGDVFEKAGVNISVVTGSLPPAAVQQMRARGKNLKEGAALPFFASGVSAVIHPRNPHVPTIHFNYRYFEVETAKGEKQWWFGGGTDLTPYYLCEKDACHFHQTLKSACDEHDATYYPRFKKWCDDYFRIKHRNESRGIGGIFFDDIDSPNQEAAFGFVASCARAVIPSYMPLVREHKNQEYGNNERQWQLLRRGRYVEFNLIYDRGTKFGLYTPGARYESILMSLPLHARWEYMHEPKSKSEEGKLMKVLKNPKEWV